One window from the genome of Candidatus Rhabdochlamydia sp. T3358 encodes:
- a CDS encoding transposase, protein LIINEVGEILAFQLTPGNASDVSVAEVLSQGITGNLYGDKGYISEKLGKKLMDKGLQLFTNLRSKMKNKFMNLRDKILLRKRVIIETVNDQLKNISQIEHTRHRSVSNFLVNTLCGIAAYMRQPKKPCIRMSDKESLELVTS, encoded by the coding sequence TTAATCATTAATGAAGTAGGAGAAATCCTCGCTTTTCAACTAACTCCTGGAAATGCATCGGATGTTTCTGTAGCTGAGGTTTTGTCACAGGGAATCACCGGAAACCTCTATGGAGATAAAGGGTATATTTCAGAGAAATTAGGAAAAAAATTAATGGATAAAGGCTTACAATTATTCACAAATTTACGGTCTAAAATGAAAAATAAGTTCATGAATCTCAGAGATAAAATACTACTGCGTAAAAGAGTTATTATTGAAACTGTAAATGATCAACTTAAAAATATATCTCAGATTGAGCACACAAGGCATAGATCAGTGAGTAACTTTTTGGTTAATACTCTTTGTGGAATTGCGGCTTATATGAGGCAACCTAAAAAGCCTTGTATTAGGATGTCTGATAAGGAAAGTTTAGAGCTAGTTACCAGCTAG
- the dinD gene encoding DNA damage-inducible protein D: MQKEKSSSLVSKGLSFEEFKKINQHGIEYWSARELQSLLGYSQWRRFENAVKKAEESCKQSGNDPKHHFASAGNPITNGKGRTQIIDDYHLSRFACYLIAQNGDPRKPEIAHAQKYFAIQTRRQELSDAAAADLERLESRKQASEEFKALSGAARDAGVQDRMFGVFHDAGYKGLYGGLSSDAIKARKGIPPKEQLMDRMGTTELIANQFRMSQTREKLKRENIKDQRDAIETHEAVGKEVRAAIAKIGGTLPENILPAEHIKNVKKRLKNTKPKLILDSKNVGSLISSDL; encoded by the coding sequence ATGCAAAAAGAAAAAAGCAGTTCATTAGTTTCTAAAGGTTTATCCTTTGAAGAATTCAAAAAGATCAATCAACATGGAATTGAATACTGGAGTGCTAGGGAACTCCAATCCCTTCTAGGATATTCTCAGTGGAGACGCTTTGAAAATGCCGTTAAAAAAGCTGAGGAATCATGCAAACAATCAGGAAATGATCCAAAGCATCACTTTGCCAGCGCCGGCAACCCAATAACAAATGGGAAAGGACGCACTCAAATCATTGATGATTACCATCTTTCTCGTTTTGCTTGTTATCTGATTGCCCAAAATGGAGATCCCAGAAAGCCAGAAATTGCTCATGCTCAAAAGTATTTTGCTATTCAAACTAGGCGACAAGAGCTCTCCGATGCCGCTGCTGCTGATCTCGAACGTTTAGAATCACGCAAACAAGCTTCAGAAGAATTTAAAGCTTTATCTGGAGCTGCACGTGATGCAGGAGTACAAGATAGAATGTTTGGCGTTTTTCATGATGCTGGCTACAAAGGGCTTTATGGAGGTCTTAGCTCTGATGCAATTAAAGCTCGTAAAGGGATTCCTCCAAAAGAACAACTCATGGACCGCATGGGAACCACAGAGTTGATTGCTAATCAATTTCGCATGTCACAGACAAGGGAAAAACTTAAAAGAGAAAATATCAAAGATCAAAGAGATGCAATAGAGACTCATGAAGCTGTAGGAAAAGAGGTTCGAGCAGCTATTGCTAAAATTGGTGGTACCCTACCTGAAAATATTCTTCCCGCAGAACACATCAAAAATGTTAAGAAGAGACTCAAAAATACTAAACCAAAGTTAATTTTAGATTCTAAGAATGTGGGAAGTTTAATCTCTTCAGACCTTTAA
- a CDS encoding DMT family transporter yields MQKDQTLTGPSNQHLKYGIGYILVAWFFITAMATLSRFASSHISLPMVIFFQNFISWVTVLPWIFKHGWKALHTKHMGLIIVRSLAGLLSFSFLFLAVQRTSLVDAVLLNNAAPLLVPFVAWIWLKLPINHKLWPGIICGFLGILFILKPGKEIINPGALYGLAAAVTLSIVMIALRRLSHTDRNHTVLFYYFLFFSLLASKHLLVDDTEFFRVDANCMYWNTFCCWTMVFS; encoded by the coding sequence ATGCAAAAAGATCAGACCCTAACAGGACCTTCAAACCAACATTTGAAATATGGAATTGGGTATATTCTTGTTGCCTGGTTCTTTATTACTGCTATGGCAACTCTTTCTCGTTTTGCAAGCAGTCATATTTCTCTTCCTATGGTTATTTTCTTTCAAAATTTTATCAGTTGGGTAACAGTTCTTCCTTGGATTTTTAAGCACGGATGGAAGGCTCTTCACACTAAGCATATGGGCCTTATTATCGTCCGATCTCTGGCAGGGCTGCTCTCTTTTTCTTTTTTATTTCTTGCTGTTCAACGAACCTCTCTTGTCGATGCAGTCCTTTTAAATAATGCTGCTCCTCTTTTGGTCCCATTTGTTGCTTGGATTTGGTTAAAACTCCCTATTAACCACAAATTGTGGCCTGGGATTATATGTGGATTTCTTGGAATTCTTTTCATTTTAAAACCAGGCAAAGAAATCATCAACCCAGGAGCTTTGTATGGCTTGGCAGCCGCTGTTACTCTAAGCATTGTAATGATTGCTCTTAGACGTTTATCGCACACTGATAGAAACCATACAGTGCTGTTTTATTATTTTCTCTTCTTTTCTCTGCTTGCCTCTAAGCATTTATTGGTGGACGACACCGAATTTTTTAGAGTGGATGCAAATTGTATGTATTGGAATACTTTCTGCTGCTGGACAATGGTGTTTAGTTAG
- a CDS encoding EamA family transporter: protein MPLSIYWWTTPNFLEWMQIVCIGILSAAGQWCLVRAFHHAKPSLLGPFCYVAVIYSGFFEWALYGKIPDWMGWVGIFLVCLGGIWTIRFSRLPSKAS from the coding sequence TTGCCTCTAAGCATTTATTGGTGGACGACACCGAATTTTTTAGAGTGGATGCAAATTGTATGTATTGGAATACTTTCTGCTGCTGGACAATGGTGTTTAGTTAGAGCATTTCATCATGCTAAACCCTCTCTATTAGGACCCTTTTGTTATGTTGCGGTTATTTATTCAGGCTTTTTTGAATGGGCTTTATATGGCAAAATTCCAGATTGGATGGGTTGGGTTGGAATCTTTTTGGTTTGTCTAGGTGGAATTTGGACGATTCGATTTAGTCGCCTCCCTTCTAAAGCTTCTTGA